GAAAATCCTAAATATACTGCTATAAAGACGAATTGTGAATATAATATTATAGTTATAGCTGCTACTCCCTTTTCTCCCATATATTTCATCATAACTATATTAAAGAGAAAAGTAACTATTCCACTTGAAATATCTGTAACCATTTCCGAAGAACCATTTATACAGCTTTCTTTTATAGTTTCCAATTCCATTTTTACTTTGACAAAATATAGACTCTTTTTATTCTTTATAAAATATACTATACCAAATATTGAAATAATCAGATACCCTGACACTGTTGCCAATGCTCCTCCTGTCATTCCCATTCCAAATAATTTCATAAATATATAATCTAAAACCCCATTTGCAGTTCCTGAAAGGATTGTCATTCTCAGTCCTAATTCTGGTCTGCCAGCTGTTATAAAAAAAGTTTGAAAAAGTGTCTGAAGTATAGAAAAAGGAGCAAATAATATTATTATCTTCAAATAATCATATGAATATTTTTCTAATGCTGGTGAAGCTCCCAAAAATCGTATAATTTCATTTATAAATATACTTCCAAAAACTGCAACAAAAACTCCTAAAAATATTCCACTATATACTATTAATGAAAAAGTTCTTCTAGCTTCTTCATTTTTGCCTTCTCCCATTCTTATTGCTACAATAGCACTTCCTCCAGCAGCCAGCATAATAGCTATTGCATGTATAAAACTCATAAAGGGATATATTATATTTAGTCCAGAAAGTGCAGTTGTTCCAATAAATCTTGAAATAAATATTCCATCAACTATTGTGTACAAAGACATAAACAGCATCATAATTATTGCTGGTACTGTAAATTTAAGCAGTGATAGAAAAGTAAATTTTTTTGTTGTTGTGTAGCTCATTTTTCCTCCATATTATAGAAAACTATTGAATTTATCTCTTACATCAGTTATGATAAAGTATAGTGTTACCCGATAGTCAAGAGGAGAATGAAAATTATGCTGAATAAATCTAATTTATATTTTACTACTGGTGAATTTGCTAAGCTTTTTAATGTAACTAAGCATACACTTTTTTATTATGATGAAGTAGGTATATTCTCACCTGTTATAAGAAAAGAAAATGATTACAGATTTTATGCAGTTGAACAAATAGAAGTATTTGAAGTTATATTAACTTTGAAAGAATTGGGAATGTCTTTAAAAGATATAAAAGAGTATATGGAAAACAGGAGTCCTGAAAATTTTATCAGCCTTATGGAAGAAAGAGAAAGAATAATAGATGAAAAAATAATTTACCTAAAGGAAATAAAAAAATTCTTTCATAAGAAAGCTGAAATAGTGAGAACTGCTTTATCTGTAGATATAAATAAAATAGATATAAAAGAATATCCTGATGAATATCTTATACCTATAAAAACTGAAATAAATAATGAAAAAGATATGGCTGTTTATCTGGCAAAACATATCCAATTTTGTGAGGAAAAAAATATATACAGTCCACACCCCATAAGTGGTATTCAAAATTATCAAAATATTGTCAATGGAATATATTACAAGTATTCATCTTTCTATACTAAAATTACACCTGAACAGCTTCCACTATTGCATAATAATAATATTCCCTTTCTTTTAAAAGAAAAAGGAAAATATATAACTGCTTATCATTCTAAAGGATATTATTCATTAGATGAAACCTATAATAAAATATTTGCTTTTATAAAAGAAAATAATCTTGAAACTACTGGGGATTTTTATGAAGATGTTTTATTAGATGAACTTTCTATAAAAGGCTATGAAAACTATATGGTAGAAATTTCTATTCAAGTTAAATAATTTAGACTATGATATTTACAACTCATAGGTTATAATAATATTGAAGTAAAAATATATTTAAAAAGGGGTGTTTTATGTTTAGATTAATAAAAAATGTTGAAGTATATTCGCCTAAATATCTTGGAGCAAAGGATATTCTTTTCTGCAATAATAAAATAGTAAAGATAGAGAATAATATAAATATTGAGGGCTTTGATTGTGAGATTATAGATGGAACTGGGAAAAAAGCTATTCCTGGATACATAGACCAACATATTCACATTACTGGTGGAGGTGGTGAAGGAAGTTTTAAAACTAGAGTTCCAGAAGCACCATTATCTAAAATAGTTGAAGCTGGAGTTACTACTGTAGTGGGTGTACTTGGTACTGACAGTACTACAAGAAATGTTGAAAATCTTCTTGCTAAGGCTAAAAGTTTAAAAGAAGAAGGGATATCTTGC
Above is a window of Fusobacterium varium DNA encoding:
- the bmrR_2 gene encoding Multidrug-efflux transporter 1 regulator — its product is MLNKSNLYFTTGEFAKLFNVTKHTLFYYDEVGIFSPVIRKENDYRFYAVEQIEVFEVILTLKELGMSLKDIKEYMENRSPENFISLMEERERIIDEKIIYLKEIKKFFHKKAEIVRTALSVDINKIDIKEYPDEYLIPIKTEINNEKDMAVYLAKHIQFCEEKNIYSPHPISGIQNYQNIVNGIYYKYSSFYTKITPEQLPLLHNNNIPFLLKEKGKYITAYHSKGYYSLDETYNKIFAFIKENNLETTGDFYEDVLLDELSIKGYENYMVEISIQVK
- the mepA_9 gene encoding Multidrug export protein mepA, whose translation is MSYTTTKKFTFLSLLKFTVPAIIMMLFMSLYTIVDGIFISRFIGTTALSGLNIIYPFMSFIHAIAIMLAAGGSAIVAIRMGEGKNEEARRTFSLIVYSGIFLGVFVAVFGSIFINEIIRFLGASPALEKYSYDYLKIIILFAPFSILQTLFQTFFITAGRPELGLRMTILSGTANGVLDYIFMKLFGMGMTGGALATVSGYLIISIFGIVYFIKNKKSLYFVKVKMELETIKESCINGSSEMVTDISSGIVTFLFNIVMMKYMGEKGVAAITIILYSQFVFIAVYLGFSMGTAPIISYNYGNKNQKQLKRIFNICSKLIMNSSIGVFIISLIFAKYIVGFFTPEGTEVYEIAKKGFSLFAIGYIFAGYNIFSSSLFTALSNGKISAVISFMRTLVFIVIGIFFLPMVFKVNGIWLAVPFAEILSILVSLYFIRREKNNYGYV